Within the Echinicola sp. 20G genome, the region CAAGAGTAAGTGTTTAATGTGTTTCATTTTGATGTGGTTTTGTTTCGGGCAATTTACAAAGGGCAGTTCTCGAAGGAAGCCGGTCTGTTTTTCTGCTTGCCAAAAATGATGGAATGTTGGCAAATATGTAGAGTAATTACTTAGCGCGAGGGACCGATGTTAATGGGAAGATGTGTATTTAGGGCAAATGCATAGATTTTGAAAGAATATGCTTGAGTTATATATTATTTTGACGAATATTATGCATATATTATCATATTTTAATTTCGTTTTGTTTCTTTAAATTTTCGTTTTATATATTCAGGATCAATAGAATTATTGAATGGTTTGATTGCTACTTACCTGTTACATGATTAGAGCTTCAATTTAATTTGCCTCAACAAAAAATAGATCAATGAGCTTATCTGATCCAAAAGCTTTAATAGATGCTCTCGCTCCTTCCAAAACTCTTTCAAATAATAAGGAGGAATTTAGGCGTTTGAGTGATGCTGAGCTTTGGAGTAAGTTTAAAGATGGGGATGAAAGTGCATTTGTTCAGATCTATAACGCTTACTTTGAAGATTTGTGCAATTTTGGGGTACAGTATGCTCGGTTACCTGTTGTGGAGGATTGTGTGCAGGACATGTTTGTGGACCTAAGAAGGAAACGGACAAAGATGCCAGATATTAAGCATTCAATAAGGCTGTTTCTCTTTCAGGCCTTAAAGAGAAGAATTCTTAATGTATTGAAGAAAAAGAGAGCTGTACTATCTGATGATTTGTCACAGCACCCTTTTGAAGTGATACCTCCTCATGAATCTTTACTGATCATCAACCAATCTCAAAAAGATAAATTGACCAGACTTGATCAAGCTTTGAGTGGGCTAAACGATAAGCAGAGAGAAGCCGTTTATTATTTTTTCTATAAAGGGATGAGTTATGAGGAAGTCCAAAAAATGATGGGCTATGATCATGTGAAATCAGCCAGGAACATGATTTATAAAATTATCAAAAGCCTCAAAAAAGTTTTTGTGTTAATCATTTTATGCTGGCCATCATGAAACATGACAGGGAATAGAGAGCAATCGTATTAATTTAAGATTAAACTTTTTTTATTTTTTTTCATTTCAATGTGATGTCATTTTTAGAATTCGCTTGTCTATAGGAAAAAGGACAAGTAAAATTGAAGGAAGGCAAATACAATATCGAATATTTTTTATCCAATAAATACTTTATCAATTGGGTCAATAATCCAACTGAGGAAAGTGATGCCTTTTGGCAAAAATGGTTGAGAAACCATCCTGAGAGTCAAGAAGAGTTTGACCAGGCAAAGGCGGTGGTGTTAAGAATTAATTTTAAGGAAGAGGCCAAAATAGGGGAAAGAAAAGAAGCGCTGTTAGACCTGATCCTAAAGAATACGCCAAGTCAGCATTATGAAGTGGGCAGGAGTAAAAAGCCATTGATCATTGCCATGCTTCCCGCTCTTTACCGGGTTGCAGCAGCTTGTTTGGTGCTTGTATTGATGGCTACTTTCTTATTTTCTGAATTTTCTATTGAGAATAGCAATGAGGTAATCCAGCAGACTGCATTTATAACCAAAAGAAATCTAAAGGGTCAAAAAACGAGCTTTTTCCTTCCAGATAAAACAAAGGTGGTGTTGAATGCGGAAAGTGAAATCAGTTATCCGGAACATTTTGGAGAAGGTTCAAGGGAAATCTTTCTAGAAGGGGAGGCATATTTTGACGTCACCCATGACGCCAAACGTAAATTTTTAGTGAGATCTGGTGAAATCATTACAGAGGTTCATGGGACGGCTTTTAACGTGCAAGCATATCCAGAAACGCCAATAAGTATAGCGCTCCAGCGCGGTTTGGTTTCTGTTTATCCCGCTTTTACTGAACAGCCTACTATTCCACAATATTTAAGGCCAGGGGAGATGATCACTGTCAAAAAAGAATTTGATTCTTCAATAAAAGGTCAATTTGATGCTGAGCAAATGATGGGTTGGATTGATGGTAAGTTGGTGTTCAAGCAAGCCACGATGGAGACTTTGATCACTAAGTTGGAAAGGTGGTATGATGTGGAAATTAAGGTAGAAGGAAATACTACTGATACTTGGAAAGTTAATGGGGTGTTTCAAAATGAAAGCTTAGAAAACGTACTGGAGGGGGTGAAATATGCTAGAGGTATTTCATATCAGATCAATGACCATCAAGTACTCATCACTGTAAAATAAATAACAATCAAATATTTAAACTATAACCACTGATACTATGAAACAAAATGTACCAAAGACTAAAAGTCGACTTTGGAAGAGTGCATTTAGCCTTCTGTTGATTTTGATCATCGGCGGAAGTCAAATGGCAAATGCTACCATTAAGGCGCAAGGAGGGCTGGATATGGATAAGGTCTTTATTTCTCTACACAAGCAAAACAGTACTTTGATGGATGTTTTTAAGGAGATCGAGTCAAAGACTGACTTTCATTTTTTCTATGATGAAAAAATAATAGACATGACCAAAACGCTGAGCCTTGATAAAGAAAACGGATCCCTGACGGATGTATTACGTGAAATTTCGAAAGATGCGGATTTAAAATTCAGACAGATCAACTATGTAATCAATGTCAATAACAGGCAAGTAAGTGAAAACCATGAGATAATTAAAGTGGCCCAAACGGTGACTGGCCAAATTACTTCAGTAAATGAACCTCAGGGGATTCCAGGTGTCACTGTTCGATTAAAGGGAGGTAACTCGGGAACGGTTACGGATATTGATGGGAGATTCTCCATCGAGGTTCCAGATGGTAGTGCTGTGCTGGTAATCAGCTCTATTGGCTATAAAACAACAGAAGTAACTGTTGGCGATCAAACAAAGATTAATGTAATACTGGAGGAAGATACCAAGGCATTAGATGAAGTGGTCGTAGTTGGATATGGTACCCAAAAGAAAGTAAACCTAACCGGAGCTGTGAGCCAAGTGACGTCAGAAATGCTGGAAAACCGACCAGTAGCAAATATTGGCCAAGCATTGCAAGGGACCATTGCCAACCTGAATGTTGGTATTTCAAATGGTAGTCCTAATACAGTTCCTTCTTTTAATGTACGTGGTGGAACTTCTTTCTCGGGAGGTTCTTTCCAGACAGGAAGTCCACTCATATTGGTGGATGGGGTAGAAATGGACATCAATCAGCTCAATCCTGAGGATATTGAAAGTGTATCGGTTTTGAAGGATGCAGCATCTGCAGCGATTTATGGAGCCAGGGCCGCCTACGGCGTCATGCTTATTACAACTAAAAAAGGTTCTAAAACAGAAGGAACCAAGATTACTTATTCTAATGCTTTCCAGTGGAACAAGCCTTCTGCAGTACCGGACCTTTTGGATGCCAGGACCATACAAGAAGCGGCGATCAAGGCGGTGGAGCTTCAAAACCAAACGCCTTCTTCTGACATGTACGAAAAATTGGAAAATATTGAAAGGTATATGGCTAACCCTGATGCTGAGTTGCCTTACTACATGGATGCAGGTGACAATATTATATGGGTTGGTAATACCCGCCCTTATGAGCAGGCCCTTAAAGATTACACACCAATGCAAAAGCATAACCTTAATCTTTCTGGAGGAACTAAGAAAAGCTCCTACTATGCTTCCTTAGGGTATCAAGGGCAAGAAGGTCTCTATAAGATCAATACCGATCAATTTAAACGTTATAACATGATGCTAAATGTGACCAATGAGGTTTCGGATTGGTTCTCTGTGGACTTTAGGTCATCATATAGCCAATCAAATTATACGGAGCCGGTTAGTCCTGCCGGAAAAGGAGGATGGTGGACAGCCATGTCCCAAGAGCCTGGCAGGAATGTAAATATGCCTATGTTGACTCCGGAATCGTCTCCAGTAGGAGAGATGTACACTGACAATATCTTATCATTTATGGACTATGGGTCCAGAAATGACGAAACCAAAGAGCATATACTATTGGGACTTGCACCAACAGTACACTTGCTGAAAGGCTGGGATTTGAAAGCCAATATTTCTTACAAATCCTACAACTTCCGGAGAAAGCAAATTATCCCGGAATTAGAGAGAATTGAAAATAGATGGGATGCCCCCACAACAGTACATACCAATCCAAGTTCAGTCCAAAGATGGAGTCAACATTCCGACCAATACACCATTAATGTGTTTTCTGATTACTCCTTGGCTGTGGACAAACATGAATTTTACTTATTGGGAGGCTTTAACCAAGAATCCTATAGGTATGAGTACTTGGGAGGAAGAGGAGAACAATTGCTGACAGCCAATGTACCGGTCATCAGTCAAACACTTGGAAATGAATATGCCTATGACAGTGAGTCAGAATGGGCGATAAGGGGTGCTTTTTATAGGTTTACTTATAACTATGACAACCGATACCTTTTGGAGTCAAACGGTAGATACGATGGAACCTCACGTTTTCCGACAGATAGCCGCTTTAAGTTTTTCCCCTCTTTGTCCGGAGCATGGAGGATTTCAGAGGAAGACTGGGCGTCTGCCATAAAGCCAGCGGTTAATGAGCTAAAACTTAGGGCTTCTTACGGTAGCCTTGGAAATCAGAATGTAAGCAATTATATCTATATCCCATCCTATGGTACAACGGCACAAGTGGGCTATATTTTTGATGGGAACCGTCCCGTGGGAATCACCCCTCCAGGTTTAGTGGATGCTAATTTGACTTGGGAGACAGCAACAACAATTGATTTTGGATTTGATGTAGCCATGTTCAATAAGCTGGACTTCTCCTTTGATTGGTACCAAAGAACTACATCAGATATTTTGGTAAACGGGGATAAATTTCCAGCAGTGTTGGGGACAAGTGCTCCTACCAAGAATTCAGGGGAAATGCAGACCACAGGTTGGGAAGTGACAGCCAAGTGGAGAGACCAATTGAAAAATGGTTTTCGATATGATATAGCCTTGAACCTATCTGACTATACCAGTGAAATCACAAAGTTTGACGGAAACCCTAATAATCTTCTTAGTGGGCTTTATGTAGGACAGACGATGGGTGAGATTTGGGGATATGAAACAGTAGGTTTGTTTCAAACCCAAGAGCAAATCGACAATGCACCAAGCCAAGAACTGATCAATTCTGGCTTGTGGTATCCAGGGGATGTCCAATATGCAGACCTAAATGATGATGGAGAAGTGGGACCTGGAGCAAGTACAGTAGATGATTCCGGAGACAGAAGGATTATTGGTAATAGCACGCCGAAATATCAGTTTGGATTAAACATGAATGCATTTTGGAAAGGCTTTGACCTAAATATCTTCTTCCAAGGAGTAGGGAAAAGGGATGTATGGATAGGCAATAACCTTTTCTGGGGCGGTATAGCTGGCGGTACTGGAACTTACGAAGTGTATAATAACTCTTGGACACCAGAGAGAACAGATGCCTATTTTCCTGCTTATCGCTCTAGTGGATCCAATAGACAAACCCAAACAAGGTATTTGCAGGATGCATCTTATGTTCGACTAAAAAATGTGACACTAGGCTATACCTTGCCTGCTTATTTGACAGAGCGAATTAGCTTGGATAAAGTAAGGGTTTACACTTCTGCATATAATATATGGGAAGCGACCAGCGTGCCTGATACATTTGATCCAGAAGTATTGAGTGGAACCTATCCAATGCTTCGATCTATGGCTGTAGGCTTACAAATCTCATTTTAATTTTAACAAGTCACCATCATGAATAAAATATATATAGCAATAGCTTGTCTTACAGTATTTCTTTCAAGCTGTAATGATGAGTTTATGGAAAGATACCCACTGGATCAAATCAGTGATGAAAATTTTTGGAAAACCGAACAGGATTTGGAGCTCTATTGTAATAGTTTCTATTCTACCTATATCACGGGTTTTGGTTCTGGTTGGGGAACGAGTACCGTTTCTCCTTATGGCTACAATGAAGCCATTGCCTATGGAGATGTCATTTCAGATAATGGGGCCCCTCAGACCTATTCAAAGGTTGCCGCTGATCAATACAACGGCCATATATCTGGTGGTAGTGGTAGTGGCGGATGGAATTGGAGTAATATCAGAGATTTGAATTATTTCTTGGATAATTACCAGAGAGGGGATGTAGCTACTGAGGTTCGCAATGTCTATGCTGGTGAGATTTATTTCTTTAAAGCATGGGATTATTTCAAAAAAGTCAAAACATTTGGAGATGTGCCTTGGTTGACACACGTAGTTCAAACCAACTCACCAGAGTTACTGGCACCAAGAACTCCTAGGGAGGAAGTAATGGATTCAGTGATCTATATCTTGGATAAAGCAATTGCTTATTTACCAGAAAAAGGCTCTGAAAAAACAGATCGTTTGAATAAGGACATGGCATTACACCTTAAGAGTAGAATATGTCTTTATGAGGGAACTTACAGAAAGTACCATTCCGAGTTAGGGCTTGATGGAACTGAATTTTTGCAGGAA harbors:
- a CDS encoding RNA polymerase sigma factor yields the protein MSLSDPKALIDALAPSKTLSNNKEEFRRLSDAELWSKFKDGDESAFVQIYNAYFEDLCNFGVQYARLPVVEDCVQDMFVDLRRKRTKMPDIKHSIRLFLFQALKRRILNVLKKKRAVLSDDLSQHPFEVIPPHESLLIINQSQKDKLTRLDQALSGLNDKQREAVYYFFYKGMSYEEVQKMMGYDHVKSARNMIYKIIKSLKKVFVLIILCWPS
- a CDS encoding TonB-dependent receptor; the protein is MKQNVPKTKSRLWKSAFSLLLILIIGGSQMANATIKAQGGLDMDKVFISLHKQNSTLMDVFKEIESKTDFHFFYDEKIIDMTKTLSLDKENGSLTDVLREISKDADLKFRQINYVINVNNRQVSENHEIIKVAQTVTGQITSVNEPQGIPGVTVRLKGGNSGTVTDIDGRFSIEVPDGSAVLVISSIGYKTTEVTVGDQTKINVILEEDTKALDEVVVVGYGTQKKVNLTGAVSQVTSEMLENRPVANIGQALQGTIANLNVGISNGSPNTVPSFNVRGGTSFSGGSFQTGSPLILVDGVEMDINQLNPEDIESVSVLKDAASAAIYGARAAYGVMLITTKKGSKTEGTKITYSNAFQWNKPSAVPDLLDARTIQEAAIKAVELQNQTPSSDMYEKLENIERYMANPDAELPYYMDAGDNIIWVGNTRPYEQALKDYTPMQKHNLNLSGGTKKSSYYASLGYQGQEGLYKINTDQFKRYNMMLNVTNEVSDWFSVDFRSSYSQSNYTEPVSPAGKGGWWTAMSQEPGRNVNMPMLTPESSPVGEMYTDNILSFMDYGSRNDETKEHILLGLAPTVHLLKGWDLKANISYKSYNFRRKQIIPELERIENRWDAPTTVHTNPSSVQRWSQHSDQYTINVFSDYSLAVDKHEFYLLGGFNQESYRYEYLGGRGEQLLTANVPVISQTLGNEYAYDSESEWAIRGAFYRFTYNYDNRYLLESNGRYDGTSRFPTDSRFKFFPSLSGAWRISEEDWASAIKPAVNELKLRASYGSLGNQNVSNYIYIPSYGTTAQVGYIFDGNRPVGITPPGLVDANLTWETATTIDFGFDVAMFNKLDFSFDWYQRTTSDILVNGDKFPAVLGTSAPTKNSGEMQTTGWEVTAKWRDQLKNGFRYDIALNLSDYTSEITKFDGNPNNLLSGLYVGQTMGEIWGYETVGLFQTQEQIDNAPSQELINSGLWYPGDVQYADLNDDGEVGPGASTVDDSGDRRIIGNSTPKYQFGLNMNAFWKGFDLNIFFQGVGKRDVWIGNNLFWGGIAGGTGTYEVYNNSWTPERTDAYFPAYRSSGSNRQTQTRYLQDASYVRLKNVTLGYTLPAYLTERISLDKVRVYTSAYNIWEATSVPDTFDPEVLSGTYPMLRSMAVGLQISF
- a CDS encoding FecR family protein → MKEGKYNIEYFLSNKYFINWVNNPTEESDAFWQKWLRNHPESQEEFDQAKAVVLRINFKEEAKIGERKEALLDLILKNTPSQHYEVGRSKKPLIIAMLPALYRVAAACLVLVLMATFLFSEFSIENSNEVIQQTAFITKRNLKGQKTSFFLPDKTKVVLNAESEISYPEHFGEGSREIFLEGEAYFDVTHDAKRKFLVRSGEIITEVHGTAFNVQAYPETPISIALQRGLVSVYPAFTEQPTIPQYLRPGEMITVKKEFDSSIKGQFDAEQMMGWIDGKLVFKQATMETLITKLERWYDVEIKVEGNTTDTWKVNGVFQNESLENVLEGVKYARGISYQINDHQVLITVK